A single genomic interval of Hyphomicrobium methylovorum harbors:
- a CDS encoding DUF7282 domain-containing protein codes for MPARLIVSVFALAVTASSFTQPASAMQESAVDAAKTPASVIVMDQKLDRPEVNVSYVFAPENAFAVVYGKGDNAKSVLGSIAVAAGDHRDVKIPISENAKAGDELWISVYRAKDDSKTFDRESATPYWTAENLPSTNGFVVR; via the coding sequence ATGCCGGCCCGTTTGATTGTTTCCGTTTTCGCGCTTGCAGTGACTGCATCGTCATTCACGCAACCCGCATCCGCAATGCAGGAATCCGCCGTCGACGCAGCCAAGACGCCAGCCTCTGTGATCGTGATGGATCAGAAGTTGGATCGCCCTGAAGTCAACGTCAGCTATGTCTTCGCTCCCGAAAACGCCTTCGCCGTCGTCTACGGAAAGGGCGACAATGCCAAGAGCGTGCTCGGCTCAATCGCCGTCGCAGCGGGCGATCATCGCGACGTGAAAATTCCAATCTCGGAAAATGCCAAAGCCGGAGACGAACTCTGGATCTCGGTCTATCGCGCCAAGGACGACAGCAAGACGTTCGATCGAGAGAGCGCAACGCCATACTGGACGGCAGAAAACTTGCCTTCGACAAACGGCTTCGTCGTTCGCTAA
- a CDS encoding class I SAM-dependent methyltransferase gives MTNHADTMNAIYRHQRFIYDVTRRPYLFGRDRMLAAVEPPPCGSVLEIGCGTARNLLRAARLYPDADFFGIDLSGEMLKTARAAVARSPFRDTIQLAEADAATFSARNLFGLYAADRIVISYALSMIPAWEKVLDNALTQLAPRGELHIVDFGSMNGLHPVPRRALRAWLRHFSVTPRLDLSDVATKIASRHGRDTRFSEGKLGYAAHVRIGQHQPDGLSTPLPDRLAAWLS, from the coding sequence ATGACCAACCACGCCGATACGATGAATGCCATCTACCGCCATCAGCGTTTCATCTATGACGTGACCCGTCGCCCCTACCTTTTCGGGCGCGACAGGATGCTGGCGGCGGTCGAGCCGCCACCATGCGGTTCGGTTCTGGAAATCGGCTGCGGAACGGCGCGCAACCTGCTGCGTGCCGCACGCCTCTATCCCGACGCGGACTTTTTCGGCATCGACCTTTCGGGTGAAATGCTGAAGACGGCACGCGCCGCCGTGGCGAGAAGCCCGTTTCGCGACACCATCCAGCTCGCCGAAGCCGACGCGGCGACGTTCTCCGCCCGCAACCTGTTCGGCCTCTATGCGGCAGACCGCATCGTAATCTCATATGCGTTGTCGATGATCCCCGCATGGGAGAAGGTTCTCGACAACGCACTTACGCAGCTTGCCCCGCGCGGCGAACTGCACATCGTCGATTTCGGCAGCATGAACGGATTGCACCCCGTTCCGCGACGCGCCCTTCGCGCGTGGTTGCGCCACTTCAGCGTAACGCCGCGTCTCGATCTTTCAGACGTTGCAACGAAGATCGCGTCACGGCATGGCCGCGATACCAGATTCAGCGAAGGCAAACTCGGATACGCGGCGCATGTCCGAATTGGCCAGCACCAACCGGATGGCCTTTCGACGCCGCTGCCGGATCGACTAGCAGCTTGGCTTAGCTGA